A segment of the Sphingobium sp. EM0848 genome:
CTTTGTGAGGGTAAAGCGGCATTAGGCTTTGTCGGCGGTCTCTTCGCCGGGAAGGTCAAGGCAAAGCTGGCGCAGGTTACGTTGCTTGGCGAGGCTCCGCGAAACGCGGACGAATGGCTCGAGATTCAACGGTTCATCGACGGTATCAAACGCTCGCGCAAGCTTCGCCAAGCCTGGAACCATCTCGTTTCGTTGGGCGTGGGCGACCAGATCGATCAGGATGGCCTCGCGATTGCGAAGCGCATGCGCGCACAACAGCAACACCTCGAAAATGTCGGCGCGCTTGTCACCCAACAGCAGCTTGTCGATGGCCGGGCGCGGAAGATCATTGCCAGCTGGGCTCTGTCGGTATCGGAGGGTAGCCCATCCACCGTTAGGCTGCGTGAGGTGGTCGAGACGCACCGGTTGAAATATCGGCTCGAGAGCGCCGAATCCATACGCTCCAAATTGATCGCTTCCCTAGCATCGGCCGGTGGCGACATTGCCCGCGAGTTGCAGGACTATGTAGTGCGCGCTTTGGGCAACCCGGATGTCTCTACCGAAGCCTTCCATTCGGAATGGCAAGACCTGACCCTCAGACTTGCTCACATCGAAGGTCTTTCAGAGGCTTTCGAAACGATCCAGACCGTTTGCACAACCATTTCGGCATCGGGCGGCTCTCGTTGGGCAGAGGCACTCCGTTCCGAACCAGTCGAAGGCATGGAAGACAGCCTCACCCCGGGTGATTGGGTCAAACGTTGGAAGCTCAGGCGACTTAGCACTTGGCTTGCACGCATTGATCGTCATGCTCGTTTGCAGGAACTTGGCTCTGAGAGAGCCGAAAAGGAGGCCCTGCTCAAGGAAGCCTACGAACGTTCGATCGAATTGCGGACCTGGCTCGAGCTAAGCCGGAAAGCGACCGATGGCGTGAAGGCTGCTTTGGCGGCCTATGCGGATGCAGTTCGCCGGATCGGCAAAGGCACGGGCAAACGGGCAGGGCGATATCGCCGGGAGGCACGAGCTGCGTCCGATCGCGCCAAGGGGGCTCTGCCTTGCTGGATCATGCCGCACTACCGGGTGTCGGAATCTTTGCCTGCCGATCTTGGCCTGTTTGACGTCGTCATCGTGGATGAAGCTTCGCAGTCAACCGTGGCAGCTCTTCCGGCATTGTTACGCGCCCAGAAGATCCTCATCGTGGGCGATGACAAGCAGGTAAGCCCCGAGCTCGTTGGGCGCGATCAGGCCCGCGCTGATGAACTCGCCAGCAGGCACCTCGGGGCCCAAGTAGCGGATTATCGTTCCTGCTTGCGGGAAGAGCAGTCCCTATACGACCTCGGCAAGGTCGTTTTCGCTGGCGGCGCCATCATGTTGACGGAGCATTTCCGCTGTGTCGCTCCGATCATCGAATTCTCAAAAGGCCAGTTCTACGGCCATCGGCTGACGCCGCTGCGATTGCCGACGGCGTCCGAACGGCTGGATCCGCCTTTGATTGACGTTTTCGTGGAGGACGGCTTCCGCAAGGGAGACGTGAATGTTCCCGAGGCGGAATTCATCGTCTCCGAGATCGCGGCGATCGCGGACGACGAAAGGATGTCGAAGCGAACGATCGGCGTCACCACATTGCTGGGTCAAAACCAAGCCGCGCACATTTACAAGGAGATCGAGCAGCGCCTCGGAACTGAGGTGATGGAGCGCCACACAATTCGGGTAGGTGATCCGACCGCTTTCCAGGGTGATGAACGGGACATCATGTTCGTCTCGCTGGTGGCACAGCGGGAGGATAGCCCGCTCTCAGGCAATCGATATGAACAGCGCTTCAACGTCGCCTTGTCGCGAGCTCGAGATCGAACCTACCTTGTTCGCTCCGTTGAGCTGGATCAGCTGCGCACGAGCGATCAGCTGCGTCGATCCCTCCTGGAGCATTTTCGATGCCCCTACCCGGCTGAAACATCCGACCTGAAGGATCGGCGTGATCGGTGTGAATCCGATTTCGAGCGAGAAATGTTCGACTTGCTTTGCGAACGCGGCTTCCGGGTCAACACTCAGGTCCGTGTCGGAAACTTCAGAATCGATCTCGTGGTCGAGGGTGACAATGACCAGCGCATTGCCATCGAATGCGACGGGGATCGCTACCACGGGCCCGACAAATGGCCAGATGACATGATGCGCCAGCGTATCCTTGAGCGTGCCGGTTGGACGATCTGGCGTTGTTTTGCCTCGCGTTTCGTTCGCAATCGGCAGGCAGTAGTCGATGAAGTTGCCGCATTTCTTGCCGCGCGCGGAATTAAACCGGTCAACGATGGCGAAGAATGGATAAGCCGTCATACGGAATTGCGGACTTGGCGGCTTCCTTGGCCTGATGACACCGAGCCTGTACCTGCGGCAGAGCAATCACCGGCTGATGGTGGTGCAACCGCTGATGCTTGGCCGGAGCCAGCTCAAAAAACGGATGTCCTTGGCGCCGCCGAAGCGCCTGATTCCAATGTGAACTTGACGCGTGTCACCGAGTCACAGGTTCAGAATGCCATTCTCAATCTGATGTCTGATAAACGCGTTTGGTCCAATGGTGAGTTAAAGAGGGCGCTTGTGGGCGTCTTGGCTCTGTCCGACGCAGATCGGGCAACCGCAAACTTTCGCCCGGGCGAGGAGAAGTGGGAAGAACTGGTAAACAATGCCCTTTCCCCTTCTCGCGGAAATTCGCTTCATTCAAAGGGCTTGGTCAAGAGCGCAGGGCGCGGCCTGCATGTCCTGTCTGATGGCGATATAGCGGGGCCCGTCGACAAAGCCGCCGTGGTTCGCCCCTCCAACCCCGAGGATGGCGAGAAAAGTTACTCGCCTCCTGCAATCGAAATCGGCACCGAATACCAAATCGTCTCTTTGGTTGTTCCATTGGAAGAGGTCGAACAGATCTATCAGCCAGAGTATAAGCCAAGACTTGAAAGGTTGATCGATGCCACGCTTCAGGCCGAGGCGCCAATGTATGAAGACATCCTGATTGAAAGGATCGCCCGCGCTCACAAAAAGGAGCGGGCAGGCCGGATTATTCAGGATATCGTCACGCAGGCAATTTCCGATCGTCATCCATCGGTGCAAGAAGATGGCCGGAACGTGGTGTTCCACGAAACGATGGATACTGATCAGTTGGTTGCGTATCGACCGGCCCGATCGGATTGGCGATCTCACCGAGACATTCCTCTCATTGAACTCGCGAGCCTGGCTTTGCCTCTTGTCCGGAGAGGCAAGGCGGAAGCCGATGTCCTTGCCCATTTTGCACGGACTTTCAGCTTGGCTCGATTGCGGGAGCCTACGAGGAAGCGGTTTGAATCTGCTATCGCAATTGCAAAAGCGACGCGCGAGAATTGATCTCAGGCTTGTGAACGCCCTGCGTGATCGCGACCGTGCAAGAAAGCTGGCGGCCATCGAACGTGGGAACCCCACTCCTGAGGCTCAGACTCCGGTGATTTAACATAAGATATATTATCAGTTTTTTCTGTTTGTTTTCAGTGAGTTATTGATTAGCCGCGTTGATCGCCTGCTCTATGCGGGCCATGCCTTCGATCACCGCGTCAAAGGACGGCGGCGCCGTCATGAACATCTCGCCCATCGCGGCATAATCGTGGGCGAGCCGGTCCATCATGCCCTCTGTCGGCAACAGCCGCAGCGATCCCAGGACAGCGGTCTCGTAGGACGCGGACTTGTCGGCGAACATCAGGCTTTTGTTGTGGACCACCTGCTCGAGGAGTTCCGGCCGTGCGAGGGCCTCGGCCGTGACGGCAGCCCCGTCGAGCATCAGCACATCATAATAATGGCGCGAAAGCCCATCGCGCAGCTTGGCATTATGATGGAGCGCGTGGAGGATCGTAACCTTCTCCCAGAAGGTGCGCTCGACCGCCAGCGTCGGCACGTCGGTTGCGGGATCCGGTAGCTCGTCGGGGAAATCCTCGGCCAGATAGGGGATGATTGGGCGCATGGCGAAGGGCTCGGTATCCCCGCGCGCGCCAAATTCGAGCTTGATGCGCGGCTTGATATAGCCGCCTTCGTCCCCGCCCCCGTAATTCTGGCCATAGGCAAGACCATAGTCCGAAGTACGGGGATAGACGAAGAGGACGGTCTGCTGATCCTTGTCGTCGGGGTCGAGCGACAGATGCCAGCCTTCGCTCGTGCCGAGCGCCGCTCCGATCTCGCGGCCAAGCACCGGCATAGCGATCGTCGCGACATAGGCCTGGGCAGCCACTTTGAGATCCTTGGTCCGCCGCTCGCGTTCCTTGCCGCTAATCCCCGCCTCCATCGGCGACGCCACCTGATCGAGGAGCGGCGCCGACCGGCTGATGGTGAGATCGATATCCTCCGAGAAGCGCTGGATGATATCATACGCCTTGGAGAGCGACGTGCCGCCCTTGAAGGTCATATGGCCCGCAAGGTCCACGGCACGAACAAGGCGCCGCAGGGTCCAGCAGACCCAGAAGTCTTTCTCGATTATGATCGGCGTGAGATCCCGGCGAGCCGCCGCTTCCTCGATATAAGCGCGGCGATCCTCGGCCGGGCGGCGGGCGAACTCATCCATGGCGCGCCGCCTGAATCTTCAGGACAATGTCGCCCATCCAGCCCGGCATGGCCGGGCGGGCCGCAACGAGCGTACGCGTACCAGCATCGTCAAGCCGCGCGGCGAAGCGCCCGATCGCATCCGCGTCGATATTGCCCTTCCCTAGATGTGCGAGCGCCTGGACGATCGCATTCACAGATTCCGGCGCGTCGAGCACCGGCGCACGGCTGTGTTTCAAGGTGACGCTGCGGCCGCCAGCCTTGGCGGTGCGGGTGCGACCGCTGGTGGCGTAGCTCGCCCGGGCAGGCACCTGCGTCGAGAGGCCAAGGCTATTGGCGGCCGCCGCCCCTGAAGGCGCGAGCGCATCACCGCTCTGCGCGGAGAGCGCCTGGGCAACCTGTCCGGGATCCGGGCTCAGGGTACCAAGCTTGTCATGCTGGCGGGGATAGTCGTAGAGACCGCGGCCGATCCGGCGGATGTCGCCGGCATGCGCGAGACGCGACAGCGCCATATCGACCGAGCCGCGCGTGCCAAAGTCGACGAACTGCTTGGGCGTAAACACCCAGCCACGGCCCTTGCCGCGCACACGCTTCATGATCCGATCAGCCACCGCAGACATATCCATGCTCCTGTCTGTTAGATAATAGCATGGTTTTTTCTAACAAGCCATGACCGGAGATAGCGCCAGTTTTCTTGATTTTCCGGGACATTCCATTCACATGGTAGCGAGAACATCCCTTCGCAAGATCAGTCACCCCATGCGAATCAGCGCTCCCGCCCACGCTCGGGTGGTGGCCGCTCGGGGCCAGCTCCACCCTCCAGTTCTCGCGCCGGATGTGTCGCTTGCCGCCCCTGCATCATCTCGCGGGCCAGCGCGAGACGTCGGGAGACCGCCGGCGGCATAGCCGCCAGGAAGCCCGCAATCTCGTCGGAAAGCGCTTGGTCGTCCGCCTCGCCGGTGCGTGCGAGCGCCACCGCCGCCTCCGCATAAGCGCCGCGTATCTGCTTCTGGCGAACCAGCGCCATCACGTCTTGCGGCCGCCGTTCCTCGTCGCGCGCGCGCGCATAGGCTCGGGCGCGCAGCACGTTGAGTTCATCCATATTGAGCCGGCGCCCCTCCTGACCGATCCGAGCATCGAGATGCAGCGCCGCTGAGCGCACACGCTTCTGGACGTAACCACGCGCACGCCTGGGCGTCGCCTCAGCCGCGATCCCGCGCGTACGTAGCTCATGCGCGAACGTCTCCCGCATATGATGGAGGTCGGCCTTGCGCGGATTGAGTCGCGTGCCGTCCGCACCTTCGG
Coding sequences within it:
- a CDS encoding nucleotidyl transferase AbiEii/AbiGii toxin family protein; amino-acid sequence: MDEFARRPAEDRRAYIEEAAARRDLTPIIIEKDFWVCWTLRRLVRAVDLAGHMTFKGGTSLSKAYDIIQRFSEDIDLTISRSAPLLDQVASPMEAGISGKERERRTKDLKVAAQAYVATIAMPVLGREIGAALGTSEGWHLSLDPDDKDQQTVLFVYPRTSDYGLAYGQNYGGGDEGGYIKPRIKLEFGARGDTEPFAMRPIIPYLAEDFPDELPDPATDVPTLAVERTFWEKVTILHALHHNAKLRDGLSRHYYDVLMLDGAAVTAEALARPELLEQVVHNKSLMFADKSASYETAVLGSLRLLPTEGMMDRLAHDYAAMGEMFMTAPPSFDAVIEGMARIEQAINAANQ
- a CDS encoding DUF3320 domain-containing protein, which encodes MSGFDIIAAMQALGLPAALAIEENLRAIEDLVDFHYDDHERLGLIRGELHRFRHPVARSIVARIDSHMENFQNFSSEEQDDLQVGNEMMATRATKGPELTAAHARLISLIDYVEATERDRLKVELDYRSHRGFVATEDEVAGLPGVSLDRGSGDDPVWLRVERLAKIAPPAPPDQELALWLSLRDDVAAIPSLKVEIATAGLVALELLDAEEAPEHIALSDYERRDSVEAAFHAWLEGAWRLWAEREKPRRETIKLYNALYMLRQQLEGVSDVPLELVCGIGFATLFRNGQRLRYPLLSMTMELSLDEQTHCIEARPRLEADPGLEIDPLDRMGLHALDQWRTATERFLAALDEVALSPFALESFEPVLRQASALFDPDGIYVPDANPAEARRIPSVDTHLQVSTAFAFFQRERRATQLMEDLRRFRAAIQDGSEAPDLPAAVAALLVEPSDTIEEPEYPQFRGISTIPGVTSSDGSGRDLFFPKPFNREQVEVVQRLEVRPGVVVQGPPGTGKTHTIANIISHYLALGKRVLVTSQKAPALRVLRDKLPEAVRPLAVSLLDSDRDGLKQFQESVDIIAEKLQRLRRHELERQISDLDHQIDNLHRSLARIDNEVDTIGRTAVSPVVLEGETIEPVRAARMVVVEPELANWLPDSVDAEPENAPRFNDSDIVALRQARRKVGQDIGYLGVPIPKLASLPSIDSLLPVHRDLSRAEELRRQITAGTLPNLRIAEGEAEAQLADLAHELDELGTLDTKVSSAPYTWTADAIRGARTGEDQDMLAAIARLQPEIDYLILEGSHFLTRPINMPDDALDDEKLLEALQRLCEGKAALGFVGGLFAGKVKAKLAQVTLLGEAPRNADEWLEIQRFIDGIKRSRKLRQAWNHLVSLGVGDQIDQDGLAIAKRMRAQQQHLENVGALVTQQQLVDGRARKIIASWALSVSEGSPSTVRLREVVETHRLKYRLESAESIRSKLIASLASAGGDIARELQDYVVRALGNPDVSTEAFHSEWQDLTLRLAHIEGLSEAFETIQTVCTTISASGGSRWAEALRSEPVEGMEDSLTPGDWVKRWKLRRLSTWLARIDRHARLQELGSERAEKEALLKEAYERSIELRTWLELSRKATDGVKAALAAYADAVRRIGKGTGKRAGRYRREARAASDRAKGALPCWIMPHYRVSESLPADLGLFDVVIVDEASQSTVAALPALLRAQKILIVGDDKQVSPELVGRDQARADELASRHLGAQVADYRSCLREEQSLYDLGKVVFAGGAIMLTEHFRCVAPIIEFSKGQFYGHRLTPLRLPTASERLDPPLIDVFVEDGFRKGDVNVPEAEFIVSEIAAIADDERMSKRTIGVTTLLGQNQAAHIYKEIEQRLGTEVMERHTIRVGDPTAFQGDERDIMFVSLVAQREDSPLSGNRYEQRFNVALSRARDRTYLVRSVELDQLRTSDQLRRSLLEHFRCPYPAETSDLKDRRDRCESDFEREMFDLLCERGFRVNTQVRVGNFRIDLVVEGDNDQRIAIECDGDRYHGPDKWPDDMMRQRILERAGWTIWRCFASRFVRNRQAVVDEVAAFLAARGIKPVNDGEEWISRHTELRTWRLPWPDDTEPVPAAEQSPADGGATADAWPEPAQKTDVLGAAEAPDSNVNLTRVTESQVQNAILNLMSDKRVWSNGELKRALVGVLALSDADRATANFRPGEEKWEELVNNALSPSRGNSLHSKGLVKSAGRGLHVLSDGDIAGPVDKAAVVRPSNPEDGEKSYSPPAIEIGTEYQIVSLVVPLEEVEQIYQPEYKPRLERLIDATLQAEAPMYEDILIERIARAHKKERAGRIIQDIVTQAISDRHPSVQEDGRNVVFHETMDTDQLVAYRPARSDWRSHRDIPLIELASLALPLVRRGKAEADVLAHFARTFSLARLREPTRKRFESAIAIAKATREN
- a CDS encoding DUF6088 family protein; the protein is MDMSAVADRIMKRVRGKGRGWVFTPKQFVDFGTRGSVDMALSRLAHAGDIRRIGRGLYDYPRQHDKLGTLSPDPGQVAQALSAQSGDALAPSGAAAANSLGLSTQVPARASYATSGRTRTAKAGGRSVTLKHSRAPVLDAPESVNAIVQALAHLGKGNIDADAIGRFAARLDDAGTRTLVAARPAMPGWMGDIVLKIQAARHG